The sequence ACAAGCCACGCCCTGTGATTTAGAGAGAACATTAGAAATGGACGACGCCAAAGATGGGGTGAGATTTACTTCAACCTGTTTCATTGGAAACGTTTTTACATCTTCGTTAGTGTAACGATCTGTGTTTCGAGAAATACCAACAATTCGATAGATTTGGCTCTTGAGATCAATGACCTgtaggaaatacaaaatgtgtatCACATTTTTTTAGTATCTCACttgagtccccccccccccaaacaaagCAAAGGCCCCACAAGTCAAACAGAGACAGTGAAATATTGGTTGAGCACGGGCAGCCTGCTGTTGTCAATGCCTACTTAATTCTGGGGAGGGTTCAGATCTAGAAAGGAACAACATGGCCACTTCACTGGCAAACCTGCTGTGTTTGAGCTTGCTGGGTACCATCGCGACGTATGTCGAGGGACAAGGTACAGAGTAGTACATATTGTGTTACTTTTAGATACCTAATACATGTTCTGCCAGTGTAGTATCTGCTAACGTTATATAGTATGTGATTACGTGCCTCTCGACACACAGCTTCAAGTGATCCAGACGCTTTTTCACAGTTAGTCCATAAAGTTAGACTGTGAAAGATGCGAAAACGTATCTTTgattattatatcatatatatataagatcCCGCTATAGGATGTATTGTCCGTTTACTGTGATGGCACTAGTGTCCCGATTCAACTAGCCACCAAACTGTGCGCATGCAACCTGTTGATACACTGTAATCTCTAGGAAGAGTTGGACAAGCAATAGCGTACAAGATAACTCTCTAAAGGTGTAAGATCATAAGCCGTGACTGGAGAGCTTTATTGTTATACTTATAGATTGGTGCTGGGGCACTATAGTATACGGTGTCCACAAAATAAGGTGTGCCGAAAGGTACGTTCAAGTGTCCTCTTTGTTGTGACACGTAGCTCGTGTCCATTTTCACAAAGTGACACTGACAAGGAAGACAGGTCAAACgtcccagaaaggtcccagaataggttaTCAAAGGTTATCTCAATACCCGTCTTCAATTTCCTACTATATGTATGTCTGTTACCTTATGGGAGCCAGTGGAAAATATATAGACAGAATCagtaagaaattcacaataatcaATGAATGAAATCTACAAAAAAATGGTCTTTCATTTCGTGTTTGTTTTTGATCATACCATCAACACGTCACATGTGGGATTTTGTTGCGTTGATCAAATGATCAATAAATCAGtcgatcaatggacacatgtaatgttaatcaaaatctTGATTTGTATGATTGGTACATCCGATACATGTAAGAAACTctaatatttcacggaggcatgagttcttcgaactcttgttacaTCTGAGCTTTTGTTGTGTTCTCCAGATATAAACCCCGTTGGAACCACCCTTGACCCAGACGTTGCCGCTAAGGTCGCCAACAGCATCCCTTCCCTGAACAACCTGTACGTGGCGCTGATCGCTACGGGGTCGTTCCTCGTCCTCGCCGTCACCATCATGGTCATCAACCACTTCAGATTCGAGAAGTACGTACTTCAGAACGGGGTTATCCCACTCAAGCAGTTCTGGAGGGGTGGTCGGAACGCTCGTTAATGCTTATGTTACAATTCCCAacctggggcccggccgggcagtttgcgggaacaaaaAGAATGTTAtaaatgatgttctttattatgttttcctatgtataccatgctggggttgtcacatgtcaatatgtacataAGTTTGCTATTCAactccattgagataaatcctgtaTAAGATGATAGCCTTGTTTAAAGTGAATTAcgtatcaaaatatttgggacatacaatatGTAACATTACCCTTTTACTCCCATTTTCCCCACCAGCCGACTAGCACGGAAGGCCAGAGCCGGAGGGAAGATCCAAGACGACGCCCCGACAGCGAACGAGGAGCCCCGACATGTGTACGACAATGTCGGCATCGTCAGCGAGACCCCTGTAGAGGTCACTCAACTGTAGAGAtaaaggcccgatttacacacaagttttcggagtcgactcggggttgtgtgtgaggagctttaggctgttcaagtggagttttcctactggaaaacgctacttgagtgcacagccctgagtcgactccaagtcaacTCAAAAACGtttgtgtaaacccagccaaaGACACTGGAGCTGAGAAACAGTTACAGATAAAGTGCATCATAGGAAAAAATGATTGCAATGTGACATATTTTCTTCGTTTGTCACTCTTGATAACTTTAATTTCATGATTTGCATCACGTAGCTTAATGTTTCCGTTATTGTCAATTTGTCCAACGATTCATAATATTACCCACTGCTAATGTGTATGATGAATGTTTAACGTACACAAATAATGATAGTGGGCGTAAGCTCACGTATTTTTCGTGTACGTTTAGTAGAACACGTACATTTTTTGGTCTTAATCGATTAATACTACGATGGACAAACATCGTCAGTAGTAAGAGTTGACTTTAAAATTCAATTCATTAGTCATCTTAATCCTATGAGCATTCCGTTTCAAACTGCGAGAGGAACTTTTCCATGTAGGTTGTAATTTTGTCGATGTCATAGAAACTTGTACTACAATCAATATTAATGTAAATCATTGTGATAAAACATTAAATGAAACCAATGCTAACCAAAAGAAAGGTTCTGTTGAAATGTTAAATGGTCGATGATAGGTTAGTATAACCTTTACTTACCTTAGGACATCAGAGCCTAGTAGGATGTAATGAATGAGCGCCACCTGGCGATATTCAATGGTACTTCGTTTATCGTCCCCTCGAACTCCACAATGCTTCCATTCAGGTGGAGATAAGAACAATGGGTGACCTTGGAATGTCAGTGGTGTACACATCCCCTCACGGCCAACAATGACAAGTAGGGACGGTACATAATCAGCAGTATACTAGTGTTGATAGCAGAAAGAGCACTGTTTCTAAACGTTGCCATCGTAGGGTATATAGTATAGCGGTATTGAATTATCAAGTAGTGAAgtttgttgttttaagttcTGCACAGCTCAATGAGTCACTGAAGTGGCTAAAACGTTATGTAGCTTGACGTATAGCGTCAACACAACTACTATTGTGTTGCTTAAGTCGcctccaggccttcctacgggggtatggatcgtagaattggGGGTAAGGGAATAACTGGCCAGGAGAATCAGTCTGCAGGAAGGTTAACGACCGTTAACGAGTCCggaaatgaaaccctatggtcgCCAAACCtccctggcaaatgttctccctataacCGGTGTAGCATTAAAGTCTGGCAGAAACTATTACTAAAGGTCGTCTGTCTTGTTGGGATTCTATGATAATAACTCCAATTGTTACAGGACTTAATGATCTTGTCACACAAGTCTGGGTCAGTTGAAGTCACAGCTAGCGACTAGCTAACGACAGACTTACAATGTACTTCCGGAGTTTCCAAGAAGAAGGTACGGTCAGAGCAAGTCAGGTGATTCGGCGAAACACAGGGTAGGAAGGAAGGCACTACGTTACTCATATGACTAAATCGGGATATGTCCATGTTTACAATACGCGGGTTGATACTGATATGATCGGACCTTGTGTGTGCACATAAACATGTAATgcatcatataacgttactattaAAGGTACAAAATAATGAATGACAAAGCATCatcaatgaaataaatcatCATCGTGGTTCCAGTAGTGCGGTTAACAGTTGTTCTCTAGGCCAACGCATAAGAGTATATTATGTTTAAATCTGAAACAAAACTATCTACGGTAGAGGATAAAAGTAATACggaatgttgtttttgttttcatacaaGATTAAAACACAGCAATTATGAAATTCTAAATGAATCATGTCCTCGAATAAAGTTCATAAAGTTGATCAGATTGTGTCCGGAAACATCTGATTAAGATAGTGGTGACGTAATAGCTGGGttattctgctttcattttctAACATTAATGACATTTATGTGAGCCATTTAGTTTCTCAACCGGATTTTTCATTATTTATTGGTTCTCCCGATCTCTGACCGGTTTTTGGAACGGTTGAATCATGTTTCTGAACGTCCTTTGCAGcccttttaattttttcttcCTAATTTGCGACGTGTGTGTTCTATTTGTTCGTCATAATCTATGGAGAGAGGCCCAAGGGTCAAGGTTGACTAGCCCCAGGTAACTGTGACATGAAGGATGTGTTGGAACGTACCACTCACATCGCGGGGGAAAATGAGACAGACAAGAGTATAACGACGCCAGTGGTTGCTCGATACGTACGGTACATGTTTacttatatgtatatacaaagcAGTAGGAAAAGTTTTGAGGAGTAGACATTCATTGGTGTGTTTATTTTACACACAAAATAAAATTATCATACCAGCCCTCTCCCGATCTCGTGACCAGAGTTACGCTCTCCTGCCCAGGACTCTGGCAGACGAGTCTGATTTCCTTCTGACACCCGGAAGTCTCGACATCCATACGAAGAAACACCGGCAGAGACGGAGATGGCGTTCTGTGGTCTAGTCTTGACTTTATTCTTTCTATTCGAGGCATTTGCTACTACAGCACCACCACTCAGCAGCACAACGCAGCCCGGATACAGTGAGTACTTTGTGTTTTTCTGTCTCCATGTCTGGTATCAAAACTTTTGTCTGGTATAAAATTTACGAGACAAAACAAGCCGAGTAGCTTGTATTCAAAGGTCTATATCTCATTGGCAATGTACCATTGGCAATGTACACGACAGCCACGCAAACCTTTGAATAGtctgtatgttttgtttgtctaaAACGTACTAGTATCTGCGTGCCGCGCGGTAAGGAAAGTTGGTGAACAACCTTTCAGTGGTCAGGAAGCGATACTAAGAATTACTGACATGAACGCCGGAGGGCTGTGACGTTAATCCTCGATGGCTGTCCTTATTCTGAATTCTATCGTCTTGTGAGACAATCCGTTTCTGATATTttggaacagaacagaacaaaatgACAAGGTCACTCATTCATGACACTGACGTCCATGTGTTGTTTATTTCCTTGATTAATTCCATATGGTTCACTAGGGAGGACCTGTATGTATCATAGGATGAACAGAAGACACGTTTACTTATATCAATCTGAAACGTAAACTAAATATTTTCAATACCGAAGTGAAATATCAGTTTTCACAATCAACATATCAAGTGTACACACCCTTTTCAGTAAAGAATAGAATCAGAGCCGAGGTTATTGTCTCATTTGTATGCCATGCGGAACTTCCGGTGAGAAAGTGAAACCACCAGATATACTACACAATGGTCAATGCACTACGGGTGGGGGTCGTGTAGTCCAAGGGATGAATCATACGAT comes from Branchiostoma lanceolatum isolate klBraLanc5 chromosome 2, klBraLanc5.hap2, whole genome shotgun sequence and encodes:
- the LOC136428786 gene encoding uncharacterized protein; translated protein: MATSLANLLCLSLLGTIATYVEGQDINPVGTTLDPDVAAKVANSIPSLNNLYVALIATGSFLVLAVTIMVINHFRFENRLARKARAGGKIQDDAPTANEEPRHVYDNVGIVSETPVEVTQL